The following are encoded together in the bacterium genome:
- a CDS encoding DASS family sodium-coupled anion symporter produces MEPIEVISPAEERFERIRKTLGLFVGPLVFAAFFFIHLPGLSPSANRLAAVLFLVIIWWITEPIPIPVTALIGACLAVITGVEAAKQAFAPFADPVVFLFIGSFILAEAMSLHKLDRRIAFALLSVKAIGTSTSKILFTFGLIAVCISMWISNTATTAMLLPISIGIINSLCHVVSERSKKNISAKSLKYSTALMLMAAYGASIGGIGTPVGTPPNLIGIGMINRLLNIRISFFQWMVLAVPLVIIMYFVLFVLLNVMYRSKTRSIAGIDEYIKEKKAAIGPMTTGERNVLIAFSITVVMWVLPGFFALIAGSGSNISKWYESHIPEGVAAIIGAALLFVLPVDWRKRRFTMNWQDAVKIDWGTILLFGGGLALGTLMFTTGLAEALGKWILSITHAGNATSITAISIGLGILVSEITSNTASANMVIPVMISLAQTAGINPLGPALGACIGASYGFMLPVSTPPNAIVYGSGMVPITRMVRTGIFFDIIGFFIILLAILFYLPILNIH; encoded by the coding sequence ATGGAACCGATCGAAGTGATCTCCCCAGCCGAAGAGCGGTTCGAACGAATACGCAAAACGCTTGGTCTGTTTGTCGGACCGCTCGTTTTCGCCGCGTTCTTTTTCATCCATTTACCCGGACTGTCACCATCGGCCAACCGTTTGGCCGCAGTATTGTTCCTGGTGATCATCTGGTGGATCACCGAGCCGATCCCCATCCCGGTCACGGCACTGATCGGAGCGTGCCTTGCCGTTATCACCGGCGTGGAAGCCGCCAAACAGGCTTTTGCACCGTTCGCTGATCCGGTCGTTTTCCTGTTCATCGGCAGTTTCATACTGGCTGAAGCAATGTCACTTCACAAACTTGACCGGCGCATTGCCTTTGCCCTGCTCAGCGTAAAGGCTATCGGCACAAGCACCAGTAAGATCCTATTCACTTTCGGCCTGATCGCGGTATGCATATCCATGTGGATCAGCAATACGGCGACCACCGCGATGCTGCTCCCCATCAGCATCGGCATCATTAATTCTCTATGCCACGTGGTATCAGAAAGATCCAAAAAGAACATATCGGCGAAAAGCCTTAAATATTCGACGGCGCTTATGCTCATGGCCGCTTACGGCGCATCGATCGGCGGCATCGGCACACCGGTGGGCACGCCGCCCAATCTGATCGGGATCGGCATGATCAACCGACTGCTTAACATCAGAATATCGTTTTTTCAATGGATGGTCCTGGCTGTTCCCCTTGTCATTATCATGTATTTTGTATTGTTCGTACTTCTCAATGTTATGTACCGTTCAAAAACTCGCTCCATTGCCGGGATCGACGAGTATATAAAAGAAAAAAAGGCAGCGATCGGACCCATGACCACCGGCGAACGGAACGTGCTGATCGCTTTTTCAATTACGGTCGTCATGTGGGTACTGCCTGGTTTTTTCGCCTTAATCGCCGGATCAGGTTCGAATATTTCAAAATGGTATGAAAGCCATATCCCCGAAGGAGTCGCGGCGATCATCGGTGCTGCCCTTCTATTTGTTCTTCCAGTCGATTGGCGGAAAAGACGATTTACTATGAACTGGCAGGATGCTGTGAAGATCGACTGGGGGACGATACTGCTCTTTGGCGGTGGATTAGCACTGGGCACGTTGATGTTCACGACCGGATTGGCTGAAGCTTTGGGGAAATGGATATTATCGATCACCCATGCCGGCAATGCAACCTCGATAACCGCGATCTCTATCGGTCTCGGGATCCTGGTCAGCGAGATCACATCGAACACCGCATCGGCGAACATGGTTATCCCGGTCATGATCTCCCTCGCCCAAACCGCAGGCATTAATCCTCTGGGACCCGCTTTGGGCGCATGTATCGGCGCCAGCTATGGTTTTATGCTGCCGGTATCAACACCGCCGAACGCTATTGTTTATGGGTCAGGCATGGTGCCGATAACAAGGATGGTAAGAACAGGCATTTTCTTCGATATTATAGGCTTTTTCATAATTTTATTAGCAATATTGTTTTATCTACCAATACTCAATATACATTAA
- a CDS encoding DMT family transporter — MTALLFTQFIDFNCNHYIINAFRKHAKNKEDTYTMNIGEFAALGTALCWSVGSIFFTIASRRIGSTIVNRLRLLLALIFLFGLQLILRKTVMPWQASTPDLMWFGVSGIIGFAIGDNFLFRAFVILGPRKTMLIMSLVPVFGVLLAWFFMHEIIGPLKIIAIIITLLGVAWVILGQKNDTTGKGSFVEGLGMALGGALCQALGLLLSKKGLATGLDVVSGNAIRIFVAVLIVWFFSAIKGNTGQSFQRLTDRKAALGVVGGAIFGPFFGVTLSLVAIQHTYIGIASTIMALPPIFLIPLSRLVFKEKITLPAVAGTIVAIFGVALIFLLPS, encoded by the coding sequence ATGACGGCACTGCTTTTCACTCAGTTCATTGACTTTAACTGTAATCACTATATAATAAACGCATTTAGAAAACATGCGAAAAACAAAGAAGACACTTATACCATGAATATCGGTGAGTTCGCCGCGCTGGGCACGGCCTTGTGCTGGTCGGTCGGATCGATCTTTTTTACGATAGCATCGCGCCGCATCGGTTCGACCATCGTGAACCGGCTCAGGCTGCTGCTCGCATTAATTTTTCTGTTCGGGCTTCAGCTTATTCTCCGCAAGACGGTCATGCCCTGGCAGGCTTCCACCCCGGATCTAATGTGGTTTGGCGTTTCCGGCATTATCGGGTTCGCGATCGGCGACAACTTCCTTTTTCGCGCCTTCGTGATACTTGGACCCCGCAAAACCATGCTCATTATGTCGCTCGTCCCGGTCTTTGGGGTATTACTGGCATGGTTCTTCATGCATGAGATTATCGGGCCGCTTAAGATCATCGCTATTATCATCACGCTGCTGGGGGTGGCCTGGGTGATCCTGGGGCAGAAAAATGACACGACCGGCAAGGGATCTTTTGTCGAAGGGCTGGGGATGGCGCTAGGTGGTGCCCTGTGTCAAGCCCTTGGTCTTTTGTTGTCAAAAAAAGGCTTAGCCACGGGGCTGGACGTCGTTTCCGGTAACGCGATAAGGATATTCGTTGCCGTTTTAATAGTCTGGTTCTTTTCCGCTATCAAAGGGAATACTGGTCAGTCATTCCAACGACTTACCGATAGAAAAGCCGCGCTGGGAGTTGTCGGCGGAGCCATATTTGGTCCTTTTTTTGGTGTAACACTGTCGCTAGTCGCGATCCAGCATACATATATAGGGATCGCCTCGACGATCATGGCCTTGCCTCCGATCTTCCTCATCCCTCTATCCAGGCTGGTATTTAAGGAAAAGATCACCCTGCCCGCGGTTGCGGGCACTATCGTCGCCATTTTTGGTGTTGCCCTGATATTCCTATTGCCCTCCTGA